Proteins encoded in a region of the Wenzhouxiangella sp. XN201 genome:
- a CDS encoding type II secretion system protein yields the protein MKNMNIRTSQGGFTLIELVIVIVILGILAAVAVPRYLDLTTEAERATCDGIFGALNSTAAIGIADPLGGGGVGNLPDPAYIDTNTIKDGWAITSTGTCDFVVEVGGEACPQNPLTVSDNLCDDA from the coding sequence ATGAAAAACATGAATATTCGTACCAGCCAGGGCGGTTTTACCCTGATCGAATTGGTCATCGTGATCGTTATTCTCGGAATACTGGCAGCCGTCGCTGTTCCCCGATATCTCGATCTAACCACTGAGGCCGAGAGAGCAACCTGTGACGGCATCTTCGGGGCATTAAATAGTACTGCGGCCATTGGCATCGCAGATCCCCTTGGCGGCGGTGGAGTTGGCAATCTCCCGGATCCTGCCTACATTGATACCAATACCATTAAAGATGGTTGGGCAATCACTTCGACTGGCACGTGCGATTTCGTCGTGGAAGTTGGTGGAGAAGCATGTCCTCAGAATCCCTTGACTGTGTCGGACAACCTCTGTGATGACGCCTAA